From Chryseotalea sp. WA131a:
ACTTTACGCGCGAGCAAGTGGGCGGAACAATCACCAACCCAACCGTAATGGCCTTTGCCCCGGACGGACGGATTTTTGTCGCAGAGCAATCGGGCACGCTAAGAGTAATCAAAAATGGTACACAGCTCACCACTCCGTTTATCACACTCACGGTCAATTCTTCAGGCGAGCGTGGGTTGATCGGCATCGCTTTTGATCCAGATTTTCTAACCAACAATTTTATCTACTTATACTACACGATTAGCACCGCTCCGTTAAAAAACCGAATCAGTCGATTTACGGCCAATGGTGATGAAATGGTTCAGAATCAAATCCAGCAACTTTATGGGTAAGTTCAGCCTACCACAAATCGATATCCTATTCCTTTAATGGTAATGATTTCAATAGCGGGATCAGCTCTTAAAAATTCACGAAGCTTGGTGACATAAACATCCAAGTTTCTGGAGTTGAAGAAAGAATCATCGCCCCATACGCGCATCAAAATGGTTTTGCGATCAATATTGTTGTTTTGATTTTCAGCAAGAATTTGCAGTAACATCGCCTCGCGATGCGAAAGCTTTCGGACAGCTCCATCCTTGAGCAGCTCATACCGCTGTGGGGCGAACTCGAATTTGCCGATGGTTATATTTTCTTTTTGAACCGTTGACCGCTTTTGTGTGAGTTGTAACAGGTTATTGATACGCACAATCAACTCTTCCATGCTAAAAGGTTTTTTCAAGTAGTCGTTGCCGCCTACGCCAAAGCCTTTTATTAAATCCTCGGTTTGGTTTTTAGCCGTTACAAAAATGATGGGCATCAGTGCATTTACTTTACGGATGTCTTGCGCAATAGCATAACCATCTTTATGCGGAAGCATGATGTCCAGCACACAGATATGGGGTTGAGCCGATTGAAAAGCAGCGAGGGCTTGGCTGCCATCATTTACCATCACTACTTCAAACTCACGGCTTTCCAAGCTTTCTTTCACAATGCGTCCCAGAAAGGGTTCGTCTTCAACGTACAAAATTTTTGTTTTGGTCATCTTCTTATTTTGGTAAGTTGATAACAAAATTACTTCCCTTGCCTGGTTCACTGTCTACGTCAATCGTTCCTTTGTGCGCTTTCACCACTGCGTACACATAACTCAGCCCCAATCCATATCCCTTCACAGTGTGCACATCGCCTGTGGGCACACGAAAGAATTTTTCGAAAATCTTTTTCTTGAACTCAGGCGCAATACCCACACCTTTGTCTTGTATCGAAAGCGTGATTTGGTGCGCTTCTTCTTTTAAATAGATTGTAATCGTAGGGTTTTCCGTACTATACTTCAATGCGTTGTCGAGTAAATTGTAAACTACATTGGTTAAATGTATCAGGCCACCACGCAATGTAAAGTCGTTGCCGCCTTTCTTAATCTCAACAGTCGCTTTTGATTTTTCAAAAACCAACTTCAACGATTGAACGGTTTGCTCAACTATTTTTTCAAGGTCAACAGCCTCTGGATCAAAGTCAACGCCTCGATTTTCGAACACAGAAGTTTTTAAAATTTTATCAGTCAGTAGCGATAGGCGACTCAATTCATTTTGGGCAATAGTTAAATACTCGTGTGTAAGCGCTGGGTTTTCTAATCCCTTAAAGTTTTTTAATGCCTCCAACGCTACGCCCACGGTGGTAACAGGCGTTTTTAATTCATGCGTCATGTTGCTGATGAAATCGTTTTTCAGTTCGGCCAACCGCTGTTGTGCCCGAATGTTTCGATACAACATTAAAAATGAAATCGCAGTAAGTGAAGTAAGGAAAATAGAAAACAAGATTTGCGGGGTCATCCGCTTTAGGATAAACCCGTTTAACCCACTAAAGTCCGATTTGAATCCGCCAGCAGGGGTGAGCACAAATTGCTCGTCATGAAGGGGCATCCGCTTTCTGAAATTTATGGCAGGCGCAACGGAAGTGATCGAAAATTCAATGGGTAGATTTGATTTTTTTAATGTATCTAAAAACTTCTTTCGCACATCTTTCTCGCTTAGCATTTCGTCCGTTAGGTTAATGTAGAAGGCTCTGTTGCCCTTGCTGCCTTTTATTTTTTCGGCCAATGGTTTGAGAAAATCATCCAACGAATCTTTTCTGTTCTGTCCAGAAACAAAAACTTGAATATTGGCACGTTTCTGTGTGTCGGAAAGCTTTAGTCCCTTTTTTATAATACCGCTAGAAGTAATTTTTAATGAGTCTCGCCATTCAATTCGGGCAAAACTTTCCTCTGCAGGAAATGCGTTTATATTTTTCTTGAACAACGAATCACTCATGGAAAAAACTACTTCCCTGAAAAGGGCGTGCAAATCTTTGTTCAGGCGTTGATGCTCATCGTTATAAACACTACGTAACCAAAACGCTTGCAATACCAATAGCAATACGATGCTGCTGATAATGAGTGATAATGTCAAGGTGTTTTTAGTGGCCTTCATCATAACAAAAGTACGAGGTTTCACCACTTGTAAAGAGCGCTTTAACCTTATTTAACATTCCTTTCAGAACTATTAACCTACCCCTGCCATCTATGGCCGTAGATTTACAGCATAAATGAAATTTCAACCTTATATGAAAAAACTAATACTGATTGCCGGTATACTGGTATCGCTGACTGCCTTTGAAGTTGTGTTTGGTCAAACCAATTCTGGCGTGATTGATTTCGAAACCAAATTGAATTTGCATCGCACATTGCCTCCCGGTCGTGAAGGCATGAAGAGTATGCTTCCCGAATTTCGTACCAACAAAAATCAATTATTCTTCAATGAAAATGAATCGCTTTACAAAGTGGTTATCGAAGATGAAGAAGATGAGCCACAAGGTGGTGGAGTTGTTATGCGATTTCAAATGCCCAACAACGAAATGTATTTGAACCAAGCCGAGGGCAAGAGCATCTCGAAGGAAGAATTTTTTGGTAAAACTTATTTAATTGAAGACTCTATTAAAGTTCCTGCTTGGAAATTCGGAACGGAAACCAAAACCATTGCTGGCTATGAATGCCAAATGGCTTATTATACGGATCTATCAGGTCCGAGAGGCAAGCAGGAAATTACAGCATGGTACACCACTAAATTGCGTCCGTTTTTAGGGCCAGAAAGATTTCGGTCATTGCCAGGTGCAGTATTGGCAATTGATGTCAACAATGGTGAGCGTGTAATAGTGGCTAGAAAAATAGCGTTACGTGAATTGAAAAAGAAAGAACTGCTTGCACCTACTACAGGGGAAAAAGTTACCCGAGCAGAATTTGTTAAACAACGCGATGAGCAAATGAAGAAAATGGGCGGCAGTGGCGGAATGATTATCCGAAACTAAAAGGTTGGCAGTCGATAGGATGCGGTCGGCAGGTTAGCGAGTACTTTTTCGAGTTTGATTTTCAAAATTCTTTAATACTAAAGATGAAAAATTTTATTGCCTTCTTTTTTCTAATGATGGGCGTGTCCGTAGCAGTGGCACAGAAGTTTTCCGTTACAGGTACGGTGACGGACACCGTGCGCAGTCCATTGCCTTCTTCTACTGTCATGCTGCTCAATCCCAAAGATTCTACGCTCGTCAACTTTGGCGTAACCGATTCGAAAGGGTTGTTTGAAATCAAAGGCGTGAACCAAGGTGATTATTTATTGAAAATCACTTTCGTGGGATATGCATCCTTTGAAAGGAAGATCTCTGCTAGTGGTAATTCACCCATCGTAAATGTTGGGTTTATCAAGATGCAGCCGCAAAATTTGCAGTTGAGCGAAGTCGTAATACGAGGGGAGAAAGCACCTGTAACGGTAAAGCGCGATACGATAGAGTTTAACGCGGGTTCGTTCAAAACAAAAGCGAATGCCAACGTAGAAGATTTGTTGAAAAAAATGCCTGGCATGGAAGTGGATACCGATGGAACAGTGCGCGCACAAGGGCAAGAGGTGCAAAAGGTGATGGTGGACGGTCGCGAGTTTTTCGGTCGCGACCCAAAGTTGGCCACACGCAATTTGCCAGCCGATGCGGTTGACAAAGTGCAAGTGTTCGATAAAAAATCTGATCAAGCAGTTTTCACTGGTATTGATGATGGAATAAAAGAGAAAACAATCAACCTTGAATTGAAAGAAGACAAACGCAATGGTGCTTTTGGGAATGTGATGGCAGGCTATGGTACGAACGACCGCTTTCAAGGCAAGGCAAGTATCAATCGGTTTGGCAAAGGGCAGCAGCTTTCGTTTTTAGGGATGGGCAATAATATCAACGAACAAGGTTTTTCGTTTGGTGATTTTATGAATTTTACTGGGGGCTCTCAACAAATGATTGGTGGTGGTGGCGGAAGAGTGAACATTCAAATCGATGATAACAATAACAACGGTGTTCCCCTCAACTTTGGTGGAAGGCAGAACGGCATCATGACAAACTATGCAGGTGGCGTAAACTTTAATCGTGACTTAAGCAAGAAAACACAATTGACTTCTAACTATTTTTATAATCGCATCGACCAGAACATTTCGCAACTCACTAATCGAATCAACTACTTGCCCCAGGATAGTACTTATTTCTTCAATCAAGATAGCCGGCAAGTAAACACGAACGATAACCATCGTGCTAATTTCATGATTGACCATAAAATTGATTCAGCCAACTCCATAAAGTTCACCAATAACTTTACGTACTCGAATTCCAACCAGCAATCGCAAACACTGAGCAAAACCACCACTACTGATAACACGCTGCAAAATTTGAGCAATCGAATAAATACCAATAACCAGCTAAGTGCAAACCTAAACTCCAGTTTGTTGTATCGGCACCGCTTCGCCAAAAAAGGTCGCTCGTTTTCAACCAATTTTTCTGCCATCCTAAGCCAAACAGATAGTAAAGGCGATTTGCAATCGACAAATGACTTTTTTGGTAATAACCCAGGCCGACAAGATATTTTGCAACGCAATACACAGACTAATAGTAATCAAACGTACGGTGCCACTTTTACTTACACTGAGCCGTTGGGCGGAAGAAAATATTTGGAAGCATCGTATGCCTTTCGCACCAACCGTAATGAAGTAAACCGCGAAGTTTTTGATGAGAATGGAGGCAATTCAACTATCAACACCAACCTGAGCAATAAATACAACAGCAATTATTTGTATAGCCGCCCGGGCATCTCCTTCCGCATGAATCGCCAAAAGTATAGTGTGACCACAGGTGTAAGCTATCAAAACACACATCTAAATGGAGACTTGATTTTGCGCAACGTAAAAATCAATCGCACATTCGAAAATATTTTGCCTGTTGCACGCTTCAATTATGATTTCAGCAACTTCAAACACTTGCGCTTTGATTACGAGACTTCCATGCAAGAGCCAACCATTCAGCAATTGCAGCCTGTGGTTGATAATAGTGATCCTCTCAATCTTACTGTTGGTAATCCCGAGTTGCGGCCAGCTTACGAGCATAACATAAGTGCTAACTACACCACTTTCAATCCAAGCAAGTTTATCAATCTTTTTGCTTTTCTCACAGCCACCTATACCACTAGTGCTATTGCCAGTTCACAAACTGTCAATCAAAGTTTGATTCGTACCACCAAGCCAGTGAATGTAAGTGATAACTTGATGCTGGTGGGTAACGTTAGCTTTGGATTTCCAGTAAAGAAACTAAACAGTCGTTTTAGCATTGGCCCAACGGGTACTTACCTCAACATGATAAATGTTTTGAATGAGAAACCCAATCGCACATGGAATGAGACACTTGGGGGCACGGTTCGGTATAACTATACCTTTAAAGAGATTTTGATTATAGATTTGAGTGCTAATCTCAGCTGCCAACAAACTCGTTATGACAATGCCCAACAAAATCAGGCATTTGTAAACCAAACCTATACCTCAGAGATAAATCTGACTTTCTTAAAGAACTATCAATTTAACAATAACTTCAGTTACTACAAATACAACAGCGAGACGACTTCGTTCAGTCAAACCATTCCGATATGGAATATTTCATTCTCTCGTTTCCTTCTTAAAAACAATGTGGGTGAATTAAAAATCGGAGTCAACAATTTGCTCGACCAAAGTATAAGTGTCAACCAAACCGCCACGGCTAACTATTTGCAACAAACAACATCTAACAATTTGGGTCGCTATTTTATGGTCAGCTTTACCTATGCCCTCAATAAACAACTCAATCCGATGGGAGCAGGAAGGAGAGGCGGGGAAATGCGGATGATCATCAACAATTAGTAGTTTATTTAGTAGGGTGATAGGCACTGTCTCTTGCAAAGGAGCAGTGCTTTTCATTTTAAAAAAACTTTGCGCCTTTGCGTCTTTGCGTGAAATCATCGCCTAACTTTGCTCCATGCCGAAACTTCTTTTCATTACTCTTGTATTGATGTCACAGTCTCTCCATTCTCAAATTTATCTCCCCAAATTCGATGTGCAAGGGCATCGCGGGGCGCGCGGATTAAAACCAGAAAATACAATCCCTGGATTTTTAACCGCCTTAGATTATGGAGTGACTACCTTAGAGCTAGATGTTGTGATCACCAAAGACAAGCAAGTAGTGGTTTCGCACGAACCGTGGATGAACTTTGCCATTTGCACCACGCCCGAAGGCCAACCGATTACCGAAAAGGAAGAAAAGAATTTTAACATTTATCAGCTTACCTACGATCAAGTGAAGCAATTTGATTGCGGGGCAATTGGCAACGCACGGTTTCCCGAACAAGAGAAAATTAGAACCAGTAAGCCGTTGTTAAGTGAGGTTATTGTGGCAGCCGAAAACCACATCAAAAGCTATACACGATACGAAGTAGATTACAACATTGAAATAAAATCAGAAAAGGAATTGGACGGTAAATTTCAACCTTCGCCTGAAGAATTTTCTGATTTAGTTTTTAGTCTCATCGACCAATACTTGCCGCTCGATCGGGTGGTCATTCAATCATTTGATTTTAGGGTGTTGAAATACTTTCACGAAAAATATCCGCAGGTGCGCTTGGCTGCGCTAGTCGAAAATGAAAAAGGTGCGGAAGAAAATTTGAAAGAACTTGGCTTTGTACCGTCTATTTATAGTCCATACTTCAAATTATTGAAAAAAGAGATTGTGAAAGAGCTTCGCGGCAAAGTGGTAGATTCTACCGATAAGCAGCAAGTCAAAATGCGTGTCATCCCGTGGACGGTGAACGAAGAAAAGGATATGCTCGCCATTAAAGGGATGGGGGTGGATGGCTTCATTACGGACTACCCCAACCGTGCGGCCAAGTATAAGTTGACACTGAGTATCAAGCGGGATTAGCTCTTCTTTTTGGTGTGGGCCGCCAAAAAATCGAATCTACTTGCACCATTTGCGCAAAAGAGTTAAACAAGCTTATTTTTTTTCTTGAATAAGGCTTGGTTTTTAGCAATTTACCCATGCCTATTTTGATGGATTTTAGCTCCGATTCATATATTTGTAGTCCTTTACAACAGTTATAAATAGAATCTATGTTAGTTCTCACTTCCATTGTGGCATTTACAGCAGTTATTTTGTTGTTGGTTGCCTTGTTGATTTTTGCTCAGAAGCAGTTGGTTCAGTCGGGGCCGGTTAAAATCCTTATAAATGGTGAAAAAACCATCACAGTGTCTGCTGGTAGCTCCTTGCTATCGACCCTGGCCAACGAAAAGATATTTTTGCCCTCCGCCTGCGGTGGCGGTGGCACGTGTGCCATGTGCAAATGCGTGGTAGAATCGGGTGGGGGAGATGTATTGCCAACTGAAGTGGGCCATCTTTCAAGGGCAGAGCAAAAGGAGCATGTTCGTTTGGGTTGCCAAGTAAAAGTGAAGCAAGATTTGAACATCCGCATACCCGAAGAAATTTTTGGTATCAAAAAGTGGGAATGCGAGGTAGTGAGCAACTACAACGTGTCTACCTTTATAAAAGAGTTTGTGGTGAAGTTGCCGCCTGGCGAAACCTTGAAGTTTGAAGCAGGCGGTTACATTCAGATTGATGTACCAATCATCAATGTCGACTTTAAAACCATGGACATCAAACCACACCCCGAATTGGGTCATAGCAACCCTGAGGTTTTCAAACCTGACTGGGATAAGTTTAAGCTGTGGGATTTGAAAATGAAAAACGAGGAGCCGATTTTCCGCGCCTACTCGATGGCCAACCACCCTGCCGAAGGCAACATTGTAATGCTCAACATACGTATTGCTACGCCACCGTGGGATCGTGCCAATAACAAATGGATGGATGTGAATCCAGGTATTTGTTCATCGTACGTGTTCTCGCGCAAGCCAGGCGATAAGGTTACCATCTCTGGCCCTTACGGGGAATTCCATATCAACAAAACACAGCGTGAGATGGTGTACATTGGTGGCGGTGCAGGCATGGCTCCATTGCGTGCGCAGATTTTCCATTTATTCCACACCGAAAAAACCAAGCGCAAAGTTTCATATTGGTACGGTGGCCGCTCAAAGAAGGAATTGTTTTATGTAGACCACTTCCGCAAAATCGAAAAAGAGTTTCCGAATTTCAATTTCCATATTGGTTTGTCCGAGCCTTTGCCGGAAGATAATTGGAAAGTGAAGAAGAGTTTAGATGATAAAGAAGCGGACGGTTATTTGGGCTTCATCCACAAATGTTTGTACGATAATTATTTGGGCAACCATCCCGCACCCGAAGATGTAGAATACTATTTGTGTGGCCCTCCGTTGATGAATGCGGCCGTATTGAAAATGCTCGATGACATGGGCATACCAAAAGAGAACGTTCGCTTTGATGATTTTGGAGGTTAAAACTCTCGATGAATCTGGCAAAAGCAAAAGACCTCTGCAAAGAGGTTTTTTTGTTTTCTGCAATTTGTAAGAACAGGCGCCTATTTTTTCGGGTGATCAATCAACAATCTAGTGTGCAATAATTCTTTTGCTTACATTCGTTTGCAAATTCAATACATGGATCTCACCATACTCTTCTCACCCATTCCCGAATCAATTTATTCGCAGCC
This genomic window contains:
- a CDS encoding PQQ-dependent sugar dehydrogenase: MKIMRSLTFIFILATTIIAQGQTFSANFTREQVGGTITNPTVMAFAPDGRIFVAEQSGTLRVIKNGTQLTTPFITLTVNSSGERGLIGIAFDPDFLTNNFIYLYYTISTAPLKNRISRFTANGDEMVQNQIQQLYG
- a CDS encoding response regulator transcription factor, whose product is MTKTKILYVEDEPFLGRIVKESLESREFEVVMVNDGSQALAAFQSAQPHICVLDIMLPHKDGYAIAQDIRKVNALMPIIFVTAKNQTEDLIKGFGVGGNDYLKKPFSMEELIVRINNLLQLTQKRSTVQKENITIGKFEFAPQRYELLKDGAVRKLSHREAMLLQILAENQNNNIDRKTILMRVWGDDSFFNSRNLDVYVTKLREFLRADPAIEIITIKGIGYRFVVG
- a CDS encoding HAMP domain-containing histidine kinase, whose product is MMKATKNTLTLSLIISSIVLLLVLQAFWLRSVYNDEHQRLNKDLHALFREVVFSMSDSLFKKNINAFPAEESFARIEWRDSLKITSSGIIKKGLKLSDTQKRANIQVFVSGQNRKDSLDDFLKPLAEKIKGSKGNRAFYINLTDEMLSEKDVRKKFLDTLKKSNLPIEFSITSVAPAINFRKRMPLHDEQFVLTPAGGFKSDFSGLNGFILKRMTPQILFSIFLTSLTAISFLMLYRNIRAQQRLAELKNDFISNMTHELKTPVTTVGVALEALKNFKGLENPALTHEYLTIAQNELSRLSLLTDKILKTSVFENRGVDFDPEAVDLEKIVEQTVQSLKLVFEKSKATVEIKKGGNDFTLRGGLIHLTNVVYNLLDNALKYSTENPTITIYLKEEAHQITLSIQDKGVGIAPEFKKKIFEKFFRVPTGDVHTVKGYGLGLSYVYAVVKAHKGTIDVDSEPGKGSNFVINLPK
- a CDS encoding GLPGLI family protein: MKKLILIAGILVSLTAFEVVFGQTNSGVIDFETKLNLHRTLPPGREGMKSMLPEFRTNKNQLFFNENESLYKVVIEDEEDEPQGGGVVMRFQMPNNEMYLNQAEGKSISKEEFFGKTYLIEDSIKVPAWKFGTETKTIAGYECQMAYYTDLSGPRGKQEITAWYTTKLRPFLGPERFRSLPGAVLAIDVNNGERVIVARKIALRELKKKELLAPTTGEKVTRAEFVKQRDEQMKKMGGSGGMIIRN
- a CDS encoding TonB-dependent receptor, whose amino-acid sequence is MKNFIAFFFLMMGVSVAVAQKFSVTGTVTDTVRSPLPSSTVMLLNPKDSTLVNFGVTDSKGLFEIKGVNQGDYLLKITFVGYASFERKISASGNSPIVNVGFIKMQPQNLQLSEVVIRGEKAPVTVKRDTIEFNAGSFKTKANANVEDLLKKMPGMEVDTDGTVRAQGQEVQKVMVDGREFFGRDPKLATRNLPADAVDKVQVFDKKSDQAVFTGIDDGIKEKTINLELKEDKRNGAFGNVMAGYGTNDRFQGKASINRFGKGQQLSFLGMGNNINEQGFSFGDFMNFTGGSQQMIGGGGGRVNIQIDDNNNNGVPLNFGGRQNGIMTNYAGGVNFNRDLSKKTQLTSNYFYNRIDQNISQLTNRINYLPQDSTYFFNQDSRQVNTNDNHRANFMIDHKIDSANSIKFTNNFTYSNSNQQSQTLSKTTTTDNTLQNLSNRINTNNQLSANLNSSLLYRHRFAKKGRSFSTNFSAILSQTDSKGDLQSTNDFFGNNPGRQDILQRNTQTNSNQTYGATFTYTEPLGGRKYLEASYAFRTNRNEVNREVFDENGGNSTINTNLSNKYNSNYLYSRPGISFRMNRQKYSVTTGVSYQNTHLNGDLILRNVKINRTFENILPVARFNYDFSNFKHLRFDYETSMQEPTIQQLQPVVDNSDPLNLTVGNPELRPAYEHNISANYTTFNPSKFINLFAFLTATYTTSAIASSQTVNQSLIRTTKPVNVSDNLMLVGNVSFGFPVKKLNSRFSIGPTGTYLNMINVLNEKPNRTWNETLGGTVRYNYTFKEILIIDLSANLSCQQTRYDNAQQNQAFVNQTYTSEINLTFLKNYQFNNNFSYYKYNSETTSFSQTIPIWNISFSRFLLKNNVGELKIGVNNLLDQSISVNQTATANYLQQTTSNNLGRYFMVSFTYALNKQLNPMGAGRRGGEMRMIINN
- a CDS encoding glycerophosphodiester phosphodiesterase, whose protein sequence is MPKLLFITLVLMSQSLHSQIYLPKFDVQGHRGARGLKPENTIPGFLTALDYGVTTLELDVVITKDKQVVVSHEPWMNFAICTTPEGQPITEKEEKNFNIYQLTYDQVKQFDCGAIGNARFPEQEKIRTSKPLLSEVIVAAENHIKSYTRYEVDYNIEIKSEKELDGKFQPSPEEFSDLVFSLIDQYLPLDRVVIQSFDFRVLKYFHEKYPQVRLAALVENEKGAEENLKELGFVPSIYSPYFKLLKKEIVKELRGKVVDSTDKQQVKMRVIPWTVNEEKDMLAIKGMGVDGFITDYPNRAAKYKLTLSIKRD
- the nqrF gene encoding NADH:ubiquinone reductase (Na(+)-transporting) subunit F, coding for MLVLTSIVAFTAVILLLVALLIFAQKQLVQSGPVKILINGEKTITVSAGSSLLSTLANEKIFLPSACGGGGTCAMCKCVVESGGGDVLPTEVGHLSRAEQKEHVRLGCQVKVKQDLNIRIPEEIFGIKKWECEVVSNYNVSTFIKEFVVKLPPGETLKFEAGGYIQIDVPIINVDFKTMDIKPHPELGHSNPEVFKPDWDKFKLWDLKMKNEEPIFRAYSMANHPAEGNIVMLNIRIATPPWDRANNKWMDVNPGICSSYVFSRKPGDKVTISGPYGEFHINKTQREMVYIGGGAGMAPLRAQIFHLFHTEKTKRKVSYWYGGRSKKELFYVDHFRKIEKEFPNFNFHIGLSEPLPEDNWKVKKSLDDKEADGYLGFIHKCLYDNYLGNHPAPEDVEYYLCGPPLMNAAVLKMLDDMGIPKENVRFDDFGG